The following coding sequences lie in one Mucilaginibacter sp. KACC 22773 genomic window:
- the tamL gene encoding translocation and assembly module lipoprotein TamL — protein sequence MKAYKKPAGYRLAILSILLLIIGSGCSLTRGIGKNQTLVRKITIKGIDEQFEEAALNYVDKEQQPNNKLNLQFYYWFSNHGKRNIGEAPTLLDSSLVEYSRFQMEKFVQNRGYLKAKVTDSVIIKKQRAEIVFTAVEGPMFHIRKLVDSIPDKNIANLYHANRNRMSHIQPGGRFDTDSLAHDRDELYLLMKRNGYFDFYRQYVNFTYDSTFNSSVVDIKMMIDNPAGKTEHPVYKINNTLITISASNGKTTGKADTLQVDSQFRYVDFSHRFKPRVVIDYTFQKKGQLYNIDKQTLTTTRLSELNVFRNVPNPTYEKLADSTHRLDTKIDIIPLKHYSDRVEGEFLFANGRYGYNVGNTFTNRNLFNQAAILQLKLNWSILFDNGSNTTNNDNIQNQEFRAGANLIYPRIISPFNFPLLGKFGVPHTTFSTNYSLFYQKGLVTRQSFINSISYDFYETARKLHTITPVNIEFSKGVIDPAAYDSLLSYNRFAYIKLIGRTVFTTGSQYTFQYNAIELNSYDNFLYFRGSLDIGGNFLNLLSSTFNTGRDTSGQRKFLGYTFSQYAKAEGDLRFYRTLGGEKQFVFRVNPGIGVPYGNSDQLIFEKNFYAGGANDMRAWLPRTLGPGQFNRATAYYNSLTKKDDPISRARLKYLDQFGEIKLVANAEYRYKLINNFFGAKLKGAVFVDAGNVWRLGKKAESPNGEFRFDNLLQSTAIGIGTGLRFDLSFFVFRLDMAFKFKDPQFSGSDQWVLIKHADELFKSGSFKEAYLKANATGVDSKGNVVGDSYNFMQLNFGIGLPF from the coding sequence TTGAAAGCATACAAAAAACCTGCTGGTTACCGTCTTGCAATATTAAGTATTTTACTGCTCATAATCGGCTCGGGCTGTAGCCTTACCCGCGGCATCGGCAAAAATCAAACCCTGGTGCGTAAAATTACCATTAAAGGTATTGATGAGCAATTTGAAGAAGCCGCGTTAAATTATGTTGATAAAGAACAACAGCCAAATAACAAGCTTAACCTGCAATTTTATTATTGGTTTAGCAACCATGGCAAACGCAACATAGGCGAGGCGCCTACGTTGCTTGACAGCAGCCTGGTTGAGTATTCGCGTTTCCAGATGGAAAAATTCGTCCAAAACCGGGGCTATTTAAAAGCAAAGGTTACCGATAGCGTCATCATCAAAAAACAACGCGCCGAAATAGTTTTTACTGCGGTAGAGGGGCCTATGTTTCATATCCGTAAGTTGGTGGATAGCATTCCGGATAAAAACATAGCCAACCTTTACCACGCCAACCGCAACAGGATGTCGCATATACAACCCGGAGGGCGTTTCGACACGGATAGCCTGGCGCATGACCGCGATGAACTTTATCTTTTGATGAAACGTAACGGCTATTTTGACTTTTACCGCCAGTATGTCAATTTCACCTACGATTCAACCTTTAACAGCAGTGTGGTTGATATTAAAATGATGATTGATAACCCGGCAGGTAAAACAGAGCACCCGGTTTATAAAATTAATAATACGCTGATAACAATATCTGCCAGTAACGGCAAAACCACCGGCAAAGCTGATACTTTGCAGGTCGATTCGCAATTCAGGTATGTAGATTTCTCGCATCGGTTTAAGCCGCGGGTGGTAATTGATTATACTTTTCAAAAAAAAGGGCAATTATATAACATCGACAAACAGACATTAACTACAACCAGGCTTTCGGAGTTAAACGTTTTCCGCAATGTGCCTAACCCAACTTATGAAAAGCTAGCCGATAGTACGCACCGCCTGGATACCAAAATTGATATAATACCCCTTAAACATTATTCAGACCGGGTTGAAGGTGAGTTCCTGTTTGCCAACGGCAGGTATGGCTACAACGTGGGTAATACCTTTACCAACCGGAATCTTTTTAACCAGGCGGCAATCCTGCAGTTAAAACTCAACTGGAGTATTTTGTTTGATAACGGCTCAAACACTACCAATAATGATAATATACAAAACCAGGAGTTTAGGGCCGGGGCTAATTTAATTTACCCTCGTATTATATCGCCTTTCAACTTCCCGCTTTTAGGAAAATTTGGCGTACCCCATACTACGTTCTCAACCAACTATTCTTTATTTTACCAAAAGGGATTGGTTACGCGCCAAAGCTTTATAAACTCCATAAGCTATGATTTTTACGAAACTGCCCGTAAACTTCACACCATTACACCTGTCAACATCGAATTTTCAAAGGGGGTTATTGATCCTGCTGCCTATGACAGCTTACTGTCTTATAACAGGTTTGCTTATATAAAATTAATAGGCCGCACCGTTTTCACAACAGGCAGCCAGTACACTTTTCAGTACAATGCCATTGAGTTAAACTCTTACGATAACTTTTTATATTTCCGCGGAAGCCTTGACATTGGCGGCAATTTCCTGAATTTGTTAAGCAGCACTTTTAACACAGGCAGGGATACATCCGGCCAGCGCAAATTTCTGGGCTACACCTTTAGCCAATATGCCAAAGCAGAAGGGGACCTTCGTTTTTACCGTACCCTTGGCGGAGAAAAACAATTCGTATTCCGCGTTAATCCTGGCATAGGTGTACCCTATGGTAACAGCGACCAACTGATATTTGAAAAGAATTTTTACGCAGGCGGTGCAAATGATATGCGCGCGTGGCTGCCCCGCACATTGGGGCCGGGACAGTTTAACAGGGCAACTGCCTATTATAACAGCCTGACGAAAAAAGACGATCCAATATCACGCGCACGTTTAAAGTATCTTGACCAATTTGGCGAAATTAAATTAGTAGCCAATGCCGAATACCGTTATAAATTGATTAATAATTTTTTTGGCGCAAAGCTTAAAGGGGCAGTTTTTGTTGATGCTGGCAACGTTTGGCGCCTGGGCAAAAAAGCCGAAAGCCCGAACGGCGAATTCAGGTTTGATAATCTTTTGCAATCAACCGCAATTGGGATAGGCACAGGCTTAAGATTTGATTTAAGTTTCTTTGTATTTAGGCTGGATATGGCCTTTAAGTTTAAAGATCCACAATTTAGCGGCAGCGATCAATGGGTGCTTATTAAACACGCCGATGAATTGTTTAAATCGGGCAGCTTCAAAGAGGCTTATCTAAAAGCCAACGCTACCGGTGTTGATAGCAAAGGCAACGTTGTTGGCGATAGCTACAACTTTATGCAGCTGAACTTTGGGATAGGGCTGCCTTTTTAA
- a CDS encoding TspO/MBR family protein translates to MIPAVPRKFQFFPFLISLIITLAIGFMASLFTRPEIAGWYSTLKKPSFNPPPWLFAPVWTALYIMMATAAHLVWKHRSRKPVYIIARNIYFTQLALNFSWSIVFFGLHQVPGALIVIILLWLSIILNINWFYKFSKAAGRLLWPYLLWVSFAAVLNAAIYLLNK, encoded by the coding sequence ATGATCCCGGCCGTACCCAGAAAGTTTCAATTTTTTCCGTTCCTGATCAGTTTAATAATTACACTGGCCATTGGCTTTATGGCTTCGCTATTTACAAGGCCCGAAATTGCCGGTTGGTACAGTACACTCAAAAAACCATCATTTAACCCTCCGCCATGGTTGTTTGCGCCGGTATGGACAGCGTTATACATTATGATGGCTACTGCAGCTCACCTGGTGTGGAAACACCGCAGTCGTAAGCCTGTATACATCATAGCGCGCAACATTTACTTTACACAGCTTGCCCTGAATTTTTCATGGTCGATAGTGTTTTTTGGATTGCACCAGGTGCCGGGAGCCCTTATTGTTATTATTTTACTATGGCTAAGCATTATTTTAAACATCAACTGGTTTTATAAGTTTAGCAAGGCCGCAGGCCGGCTGTTATGGCCTTATTTACTTTGGGTAAGTTTTGCCGCGGTACTTAACGCTGCTATTTATTTGCTGAATAAGTAG
- the purU gene encoding formyltetrahydrofolate deformylase yields MIIVIQCKDQVGLVAYIAAILAKQQLNIVSMREHVDQNEGLFFMRVEVDNNQDDAQLERLLKPLLPEGAMVMVNPLPHKKVVVLVTKEYHCLADILIRNYFNTLGATVQCVIGNHATLQNICERFDMPFHHISHEEYSKEEFEQQVIQTIECYTPDYLVLAKYMRILSPYFVSKFPMRIINIHHSFLPAFIGANPYRKAFERGVKLIGATAHFVSNELDEGPIIAQQIIPVNHTFTAATMVKAGQEIETSVLAKALKLVFEDRVFVSKNKTVIFE; encoded by the coding sequence ATGATTATAGTTATTCAATGTAAAGACCAGGTGGGCCTGGTTGCCTACATAGCAGCCATATTAGCCAAACAGCAATTAAACATAGTATCCATGCGCGAACATGTAGACCAAAACGAAGGGCTGTTTTTTATGCGGGTTGAAGTTGACAATAACCAGGACGATGCACAACTGGAGCGACTATTAAAACCCCTGCTGCCTGAGGGCGCCATGGTTATGGTAAACCCCTTGCCTCACAAAAAAGTGGTAGTACTGGTAACCAAAGAATACCATTGCCTTGCCGATATCCTTATCCGCAATTATTTTAACACATTAGGGGCAACTGTACAATGCGTTATTGGCAACCATGCTACACTGCAGAACATTTGCGAACGCTTTGATATGCCTTTTCACCACATATCACACGAGGAATACTCCAAAGAAGAATTTGAACAGCAGGTAATACAAACCATTGAGTGTTATACGCCCGACTACCTTGTGTTGGCTAAGTACATGCGCATCCTATCTCCATATTTCGTAAGCAAATTCCCTATGCGCATTATCAATATTCATCACTCTTTTTTACCAGCATTTATTGGCGCAAATCCTTACCGTAAGGCTTTTGAACGTGGTGTGAAGCTCATTGGTGCAACCGCTCACTTTGTATCAAACGAGTTGGACGAGGGACCTATTATCGCCCAGCAAATCATCCCCGTAAACCACACATTTACAGCAGCAACTATGGTAAAAGCCGGGCAGGAAATTGAAACATCAGTATTAGCCAAAGCCCTTAAGCTGGTATTTGAAGACCGGGTATTTGTATCAAAAAACAAGACTGTTATTTTTGAGTAA
- a CDS encoding glycoside hydrolase family 30 protein, whose product MNKKAIIACFIASGLLQLPMANAQVKVPFSIGNKRVKVIVSDNQPGMRFKTTETLKFQDSPQPGETEVSVFVDPAKSFQTMLGIGGALTDAAAETFYKLPKDKQKELLAAYYDKDKGIGYTLARTNIQSCDFSSDSYSYIKEGDGALKTFSISHDRAYRIPFIKEAIAAAGGKLTLFASPWSPPAFMKDNNSLLHGGKLLPKYYQSWANFFGKFIRAYENEGVPIWGLSVQNEPMASQSWESCKYTAEEQRDFVKNFLGPTLQKQGLGAKKLIIWDHNRDLLYQQASTILEDPAAAKYVWGIGFHWYETWTGAGQQFESLRRTHEAFPAKNLIFTEGCIEKYDFNKINDWSLGERYGLSMINDFNAGTVAWTDWNILLDEKGGPNHVGNFCFAPIHADLRNGSLIYTSSYYYLGHFSKYIQPGARRVAAVASRDKLLTTAYLNPNGKLSVIVMNQTDEKIEYSLWIKGKAAKTTSQPHSIATLVVE is encoded by the coding sequence ATGAATAAAAAAGCGATAATTGCCTGTTTTATTGCAAGTGGCTTACTGCAGCTACCAATGGCTAACGCCCAGGTTAAAGTGCCGTTTTCTATAGGCAATAAAAGGGTGAAAGTTATAGTTTCTGATAATCAACCGGGTATGAGGTTTAAAACTACCGAAACCTTGAAATTTCAGGATAGCCCCCAGCCCGGCGAAACGGAAGTATCTGTTTTTGTTGACCCGGCAAAATCGTTCCAAACCATGTTGGGCATTGGCGGTGCGCTTACCGATGCCGCTGCCGAAACTTTTTATAAACTGCCTAAGGATAAGCAAAAAGAACTTTTAGCCGCTTACTACGACAAAGATAAGGGGATAGGTTATACCCTGGCCCGTACCAATATCCAAAGCTGCGATTTTTCGAGTGATAGCTACTCTTATATCAAAGAGGGAGACGGCGCACTTAAAACGTTTAGTATTAGTCATGACAGGGCTTACCGAATTCCCTTTATAAAAGAAGCAATAGCGGCGGCCGGCGGCAAACTTACTTTGTTTGCATCGCCATGGAGCCCGCCCGCATTTATGAAGGATAATAATAGCCTGCTGCATGGCGGTAAACTGTTACCAAAATACTATCAAAGCTGGGCCAATTTTTTTGGCAAGTTTATACGGGCTTATGAAAATGAAGGCGTGCCTATCTGGGGCTTATCGGTACAAAATGAACCCATGGCCTCACAAAGCTGGGAATCATGTAAATACACCGCCGAAGAGCAGCGCGATTTTGTAAAGAACTTCTTAGGCCCAACTTTACAAAAGCAGGGGCTGGGCGCTAAAAAGCTTATTATTTGGGATCATAATCGCGATTTGTTATATCAGCAGGCCAGCACCATTCTTGAAGACCCCGCAGCCGCTAAATATGTGTGGGGCATAGGTTTTCACTGGTATGAAACTTGGACGGGCGCCGGGCAGCAATTTGAGTCGCTAAGGCGCACACACGAAGCTTTTCCTGCTAAAAACCTGATCTTTACCGAAGGTTGTATCGAAAAATACGACTTCAATAAAATTAACGATTGGTCGCTTGGTGAGCGTTATGGATTATCAATGATAAACGATTTTAATGCCGGTACCGTAGCATGGACAGATTGGAACATTCTGCTGGATGAAAAAGGCGGCCCTAACCATGTGGGTAACTTCTGTTTTGCCCCGATACACGCCGATTTACGTAACGGCAGCCTTATTTACACCAGCTCATACTATTATTTAGGGCATTTTAGCAAGTACATTCAGCCTGGTGCCAGGCGGGTTGCAGCCGTAGCCAGCCGCGATAAATTATTAACTACCGCTTATCTAAACCCTAACGGCAAGTTATCCGTAATAGTGATGAACCAAACAGACGAAAAAATTGAATATAGCCTGTGGATAAAAGGTAAAGCTGCTAAAACAACCAGCCAGCCACATTCCATAGCCACGCTTGTAGTAGAATAA
- a CDS encoding chorismate mutase, protein MKTFTRIGVLLLMYLFNLNLATAQSVPMETPKSTDQTLKISRNKIDSLDKQLITLLGQREQVVKEIGIYKAKNNIAPLQADRFKQVLEKAVAAGKKEGLSETFIIELMNAIHKESLRIEEELKKQ, encoded by the coding sequence ATGAAAACATTTACCCGAATTGGAGTTTTGTTATTGATGTATCTGTTTAACCTCAATTTAGCCACCGCGCAATCTGTACCGATGGAGACCCCTAAAAGCACCGATCAAACCCTGAAGATAAGCCGTAATAAAATTGATTCGCTTGATAAACAACTTATTACGCTGTTGGGCCAGCGCGAACAGGTGGTTAAGGAGATTGGTATTTACAAGGCCAAAAATAATATCGCTCCATTACAGGCAGACCGCTTTAAGCAGGTACTTGAAAAGGCCGTTGCTGCCGGTAAAAAAGAAGGCCTATCTGAAACCTTTATTATCGAATTGATGAACGCCATCCACAAAGAAAGCCTGCGGATAGAGGAGGAGCTGAAAAAGCAATAA
- a CDS encoding pentapeptide repeat-containing protein — translation MESTNNQAEKLTIIETTKVIDAKYSHLDGSTFVMLKMSNASFNDVDLTKLKIINANLSDLEIEGAQLGGAYIHNIGMPPEGHTAYDPAAKQRPLRFEDCDLNHSTINNCNLQGVAIADCNINGMTINGILIEDLLNGKI, via the coding sequence ATGGAAAGTACAAATAATCAGGCCGAAAAGCTAACCATCATCGAAACTACCAAAGTAATTGACGCCAAATACTCGCACCTGGACGGATCGACGTTCGTGATGCTTAAAATGAGCAATGCCAGCTTTAATGATGTTGACCTTACCAAACTTAAAATTATTAACGCCAACCTAAGCGACCTGGAGATTGAAGGCGCCCAGCTTGGCGGGGCTTACATCCATAACATTGGTATGCCGCCAGAAGGCCACACGGCATATGACCCCGCTGCAAAACAACGCCCCCTGCGCTTTGAAGATTGCGACCTTAACCACAGCACCATCAACAACTGCAACCTGCAAGGCGTAGCCATAGCCGATTGTAATATTAACGGCATGACCATCAATGGTATTTTGATTGAGGATTTGTTGAATGGAAAAATATAG
- a CDS encoding pyridoxamine 5'-phosphate oxidase family protein: MGKFFETIQPAHQAFIEKQKMFFVASAPLAAGGHVNLSPKGIDSFKVISATKVAYMDIIGSGNETSAHILENGRITLMFCAFEGPPNILRLYGNGYTVLPGDEEWPQLAQHFDILLSTRQIIVADVYQVQTSCGFSVPYYSYEGERDQAYKWAANKGPEGLEAYKKEKNLLSLDGLPTALY; the protein is encoded by the coding sequence ATGGGAAAGTTTTTTGAAACCATCCAGCCGGCACATCAGGCCTTTATCGAAAAACAAAAAATGTTTTTTGTAGCATCGGCGCCACTTGCCGCCGGTGGGCATGTTAATTTATCGCCCAAGGGGATAGATAGCTTTAAGGTAATATCTGCAACAAAAGTGGCTTACATGGATATTATAGGCAGCGGTAACGAAACGTCGGCCCATATCCTGGAGAATGGCCGCATTACCCTAATGTTTTGCGCTTTTGAAGGGCCGCCCAATATTCTGCGTTTATATGGCAATGGCTATACTGTGCTGCCAGGCGACGAAGAATGGCCGCAGCTGGCACAGCATTTTGATATCCTGCTATCAACCAGGCAAATCATAGTGGCCGATGTTTACCAGGTGCAAACATCGTGCGGCTTTAGTGTACCTTATTACAGCTATGAGGGCGAGCGCGACCAGGCCTACAAATGGGCCGCCAATAAAGGCCCTGAAGGATTGGAGGCTTACAAAAAAGAGAAGAACCTGCTTAGCCTTGACGGCCTGCCAACAGCCTTGTATTAA